The following proteins come from a genomic window of Pseudomonas cichorii:
- the tssJ gene encoding type VI secretion system lipoprotein TssJ, with protein MSRRMTAFSKTLAALTALVVLAGCSTLSPYSHLTKLNLKLTASDRLNPDLNGRPSPIVVRLFELKHPVAFENADFFSLYERAKESLAPDMVTSEELELRPGETVELKLTVGEGSRYVGVLAAYRDLPETRWRYTLQVTPLALTDAELVLDQNGIRNTNESLAKAVD; from the coding sequence ATGTCTCGCCGTATGACTGCTTTCTCTAAAACGCTGGCTGCGCTGACCGCCCTGGTGGTGCTGGCCGGCTGCTCAACGCTTTCGCCGTACTCCCATCTCACCAAGCTCAACCTGAAGCTGACGGCCAGTGATCGTTTGAACCCGGACCTCAACGGCCGTCCGTCACCGATCGTGGTACGCCTGTTCGAGCTCAAGCACCCGGTGGCGTTCGAGAATGCGGACTTCTTCAGCCTTTATGAGCGCGCCAAGGAGTCCCTGGCTCCGGACATGGTGACCAGCGAAGAGCTGGAGCTGCGTCCGGGTGAAACCGTCGAACTCAAGCTGACTGTGGGAGAGGGTAGCCGTTACGTCGGTGTCCTCGCGGCCTACCGCGACCTGCCGGAAACCAGATGGCGCTACACGCTTCAAGTTACTCCGCTGGCACTCACCGATGCCGAACTGGTTCTTGATCAGAACGGTATTCGCAACACCAATGAATCGCTCGCCAAGGCAGTCGACTGA
- the tagH gene encoding type VI secretion system-associated FHA domain protein TagH has protein sequence MELVFEMLNTKQFVPTELCQKTFKQAGGVIGRGEDCDWIIPDRKRHLSNHHALISYREGTFFLTDTSSNGIQDSANGARLRKGEAVRIEHGSVYVLGDFEIRARLVRDPATFDVEVGRPQAAGSIIPDDAFLDLDPLNALDQQERVYSEIEELISPNTAIDDGRQRADYARIDMESLLVPELVEVAKKPEPAPAPPPVERQSEAFWDKFAVALGVDLKDLDHDAKEALALNAARLLKQSIGGLQQSLRTRSELKNELRLAQTTVQGSQKNPLKFAVDTREALGILLQPGKPGQLPAEQAISRAFRDLQAHQVALLTASRAAVRGTLEHFSPQQLTLRFERDNKPLIATSGSRWRAYGRYHQALRQDDDWSERLMARDFAQAYEEQIRLISTLHTDHQG, from the coding sequence ATGGAACTGGTTTTCGAAATGCTTAACACCAAGCAGTTCGTGCCCACGGAGTTGTGCCAGAAGACCTTCAAGCAGGCTGGTGGCGTGATTGGTCGGGGAGAGGACTGCGACTGGATCATCCCGGACCGCAAGCGTCATTTGTCCAACCATCACGCGCTGATCAGCTATCGCGAGGGAACGTTTTTCCTGACCGATACCAGCAGCAACGGTATTCAGGACAGTGCCAACGGCGCGCGTCTGCGCAAGGGTGAAGCCGTACGTATCGAACACGGCAGTGTGTATGTCCTGGGTGACTTCGAGATTCGTGCGCGGCTGGTTCGTGACCCGGCCACTTTCGACGTGGAAGTCGGTCGTCCACAAGCGGCAGGCAGCATCATCCCTGACGATGCTTTCCTCGACCTGGACCCGCTGAACGCCCTTGACCAGCAGGAGCGTGTCTATTCGGAAATCGAGGAGTTGATCTCCCCGAACACCGCTATCGATGATGGACGGCAGCGTGCCGACTATGCCCGCATCGATATGGAAAGCCTGTTGGTGCCGGAACTGGTCGAGGTTGCGAAAAAGCCTGAACCTGCGCCCGCACCGCCACCGGTCGAGCGTCAGTCCGAGGCTTTCTGGGACAAGTTTGCTGTGGCTCTGGGGGTTGACCTCAAGGATCTCGATCATGATGCAAAAGAGGCACTGGCGCTCAATGCAGCCCGTTTGCTCAAGCAAAGCATCGGCGGTCTGCAACAGAGCCTGCGCACCCGCAGCGAGCTGAAAAACGAATTACGCCTGGCGCAGACCACGGTTCAGGGCAGTCAGAAGAACCCGTTGAAGTTTGCCGTCGATACTCGTGAAGCACTGGGCATTCTGTTGCAGCCAGGCAAGCCTGGGCAGTTGCCGGCCGAGCAGGCGATATCCCGCGCATTCCGTGATCTGCAGGCGCATCAGGTGGCTTTGCTGACCGCCAGCCGCGCCGCAGTTCGCGGCACCCTGGAACACTTCTCGCCGCAACAGCTCACCCTGCGTTTCGAGCGCGACAACAAACCGCTGATTGCCACGTCCGGCAGTCGCTGGAGAGCTTACGGGCGCTATCACCAGGCGCTGCGCCAGGATGATGACTGGAGCGAGCGTTTGATGGCCCGCGATTTCGCCCAGGCCTATGAAGAGCAGATTCGCCTGATTTCCACCCTCCACACCGATCACCAAGGATGA
- a CDS encoding sigma-54 interaction domain-containing protein — translation MFTQVPQPLAYAEALLAQYAELSRAASGADLLGGFVRGLAGLSGCELTQLYLLDATNTCLGMNAECLDGILQPREAASLPVDYSDEQLLQFALSQNRVLFLSELSGSLHETSFLPAQATPWQSLLCVPMVTHQKSVEGVLLCASRRHVDLQGFADSLGQLGSFVLGQLHLMQRLRQPTDELPVASARVPNASDYGLIGKSASMRRTYSMISKVLHSPYTVLLRGETGTGKEVVARAIHDFGPRHSKAFIVQNCAAFPENLLESELFGYRKGAFTGADFDREGLFDAANGGTLLLDEIGDMPLALQAKLLRVLQEGEIRPLGSNETHKIDVRIIAATHRDLSVMVSEGTFREDLYYRLAQFPIELPALRQREGDIVDLARHFADKTCAFLQRESLRWSDSALTHLSSYAFPGNVRELKGLVERAVLLCEGGELLAEHFSLRTEAIPLDSSLNLRERLEQVERCMLLDCLRKNDGNQTLSARELGLPRRTLLYRLERLNINLGDFNG, via the coding sequence ATGTTCACTCAGGTGCCTCAGCCACTGGCCTATGCCGAAGCGTTGCTTGCGCAGTACGCTGAACTGTCGCGGGCGGCCAGCGGTGCCGATCTGCTGGGTGGCTTTGTGCGCGGGCTGGCCGGACTCAGCGGTTGCGAGCTGACTCAGCTCTACCTGCTGGATGCCACCAACACCTGCCTGGGCATGAATGCCGAGTGCCTTGATGGCATCCTGCAACCACGGGAAGCGGCGAGCTTGCCGGTGGATTACAGCGACGAACAGTTGCTGCAGTTCGCCCTGAGCCAGAATCGTGTGCTGTTCCTCAGTGAACTGAGCGGCAGCCTGCATGAAACCAGCTTCCTGCCGGCACAGGCCACGCCATGGCAGTCGCTGCTGTGTGTCCCCATGGTCACCCATCAGAAATCCGTCGAAGGCGTATTGTTGTGCGCGAGCCGTCGGCATGTCGACCTGCAAGGTTTTGCCGACTCACTCGGGCAGCTTGGCTCGTTTGTACTTGGCCAGTTGCATCTGATGCAGCGCCTGCGTCAGCCCACGGATGAGCTGCCCGTTGCATCGGCCCGCGTGCCCAATGCCAGCGATTACGGTCTGATCGGCAAAAGCGCAAGCATGCGCCGTACCTACTCGATGATCAGCAAAGTCCTGCACAGCCCTTATACCGTGCTGTTGCGCGGCGAGACGGGGACGGGCAAGGAAGTGGTCGCACGGGCGATTCATGACTTCGGCCCGCGCCACTCGAAGGCATTCATCGTGCAGAACTGTGCGGCATTCCCTGAAAACCTGCTCGAAAGCGAGTTGTTCGGCTATCGCAAGGGCGCATTCACCGGTGCTGACTTTGACCGTGAAGGGCTTTTCGACGCAGCCAATGGCGGCACCCTGTTGCTCGACGAAATCGGCGACATGCCATTGGCCCTGCAAGCCAAGCTGCTGCGCGTCCTGCAGGAAGGCGAGATTCGGCCGCTGGGTTCCAACGAGACTCACAAGATCGACGTGCGTATCATCGCCGCCACGCACCGGGACCTGTCGGTGATGGTCAGTGAAGGCACATTCCGCGAGGACTTGTACTACCGCCTTGCGCAGTTTCCTATCGAACTGCCGGCTTTGCGTCAGCGCGAAGGCGACATTGTCGACCTGGCTCGGCACTTTGCCGACAAGACTTGTGCATTCCTGCAGCGTGAGTCGTTGCGCTGGTCGGATTCGGCACTGACTCACCTGTCCAGTTATGCCTTCCCCGGCAACGTTCGCGAGCTCAAGGGCCTGGTCGAACGTGCCGTGCTGCTGTGCGAGGGCGGTGAGTTGCTGGCCGAACACTTTTCCCTGCGCACAGAAGCCATTCCTCTGGACAGCAGCCTCAATCTGCGCGAGCGCCTGGAACAGGTAGAACGTTGCATGCTCCTCGATTGCCTGCGCAAGAACGATGGCAACCAGACTCTTTCCGCGCGTGAACTCGGCTTGCCGAGGCGCACGCTGCTTTACCGCCTTGAGCGCCTGAATATCAATCTGGGTGATTTCAATGGGTAG
- the tssH gene encoding type VI secretion system ATPase TssH — protein MINVDLQQLIQALDAETRRDLERSAERCVARGGSKILVEDLLLGLLERPQGLLARALQDAEVDAGELSAALQSRVEHSASRNPVFAPELVQWLQDALLVANLELGQSQVEQAALILALLRNPMRYAGSRYQPLLAKLNVERLKEFALSQKEQPASGKPAVQGESLLERFTHNLTQQARDGKLDPVLCRDGAIRQMVDILARRRKNNPIVVGEAGVGKTAIVEGLASRIAAGEVPQVLKGVELLSLDMGLLQAGASVKGEFERRLKGVIDEVKASPKPIILFIDEAHTLIGAGGNAGGSDAANLLKPALARGELRTIAATTWAEYKKYFEKDPALARRFQPVQLHEPTVSEAVTILRGLAQVYEKSHGIYLRDDAVVCAAELSARYLAGRQLPDKAVDVLDTACARVRISLAAAPESLERLRGELAEGGRQRQALRRDAEAGLLIDHEALDALEARLEEAQSEMSALESQWTEQKQLAERLLELRQQLAKAREAAAVEPTISVEEDAEGTVIETLSNEADEALSVETLEAELNQTHSALTAAQTQERLVSFEVCPRLVAEVISAWTGVPLSQLAREHNAKVTSFAVDLRTRIRGQEQAVHALDRSMRATAAGLNKPDAPVGVFLLVGPSGVGKTETALALADLLYGGDRFITTINMSEFQEKHTVSRLIGAPPGYVGYGEGGMLTEAVRQKPYSVVLLDEVEKADPDVLNLFYQIFDKGVANDGEGREIDFRNTLILMTSNLGSDRIAELCENGERPSAEVLEETIRPVLSKHFKPALLARMRVVPYYPVGGPVLRELIEIKLGRLGERLNRRQLEFTWCQNLVDHLSERCTQSESGARLIDHLLDQHVLPLVADRLLDAMATGESLKRVHATLDGNASVTCEFA, from the coding sequence ATGATCAACGTAGACCTGCAACAACTTATTCAGGCACTGGACGCCGAAACCCGTCGTGATCTGGAACGTTCGGCCGAGCGCTGCGTTGCCCGTGGCGGTAGCAAAATCCTCGTCGAAGACTTGTTGCTGGGCCTGCTGGAACGTCCCCAAGGCTTGCTCGCGCGCGCTTTGCAGGATGCCGAAGTGGATGCCGGTGAACTGAGCGCAGCCTTGCAGTCGCGGGTCGAGCACAGCGCTTCGCGCAACCCGGTGTTCGCGCCGGAGCTGGTGCAATGGCTGCAGGATGCGCTGCTGGTTGCCAACCTTGAGCTGGGCCAAAGCCAGGTCGAGCAGGCCGCACTGATCCTGGCACTGCTGCGCAACCCGATGCGCTATGCCGGTAGCCGCTACCAACCATTGCTGGCCAAGTTGAATGTTGAACGTCTGAAAGAGTTCGCTCTGTCCCAGAAAGAACAACCGGCCAGCGGAAAACCGGCAGTGCAGGGCGAGTCGCTGCTGGAGCGCTTCACCCACAACCTGACCCAACAGGCTCGTGACGGCAAACTTGATCCGGTACTGTGCCGTGACGGCGCTATCCGTCAGATGGTCGATATTCTGGCCCGTCGCCGCAAGAACAACCCGATTGTGGTCGGTGAAGCCGGTGTGGGTAAAACCGCCATCGTCGAAGGTCTGGCTTCGCGCATCGCCGCGGGTGAAGTGCCACAAGTTCTCAAGGGCGTAGAGCTTCTGTCCCTGGACATGGGCCTGTTGCAAGCCGGTGCCAGCGTCAAGGGGGAGTTTGAACGACGCCTCAAAGGTGTGATCGACGAAGTCAAAGCATCGCCAAAGCCCATCATCCTGTTCATCGACGAAGCCCACACGCTGATTGGCGCAGGCGGCAATGCCGGTGGCTCCGATGCAGCCAACCTGCTCAAGCCGGCACTGGCCCGTGGCGAGTTGCGTACCATCGCCGCCACCACTTGGGCGGAGTACAAGAAGTACTTTGAAAAAGACCCGGCCCTGGCCCGTCGTTTCCAGCCGGTGCAACTGCACGAACCGACTGTCAGCGAAGCCGTGACCATCCTGCGTGGCCTGGCTCAGGTTTACGAGAAGAGCCACGGTATCTACCTGCGCGATGACGCCGTGGTGTGTGCCGCCGAGTTGTCTGCCCGTTATCTGGCAGGCCGCCAGTTGCCGGACAAGGCTGTCGATGTTCTCGATACCGCATGCGCCCGTGTGCGTATCAGCCTGGCCGCGGCTCCTGAGAGCCTTGAGCGCCTGCGTGGCGAGCTGGCTGAAGGTGGCCGCCAGCGTCAGGCGCTGCGCCGTGATGCCGAAGCCGGTCTGCTGATCGACCATGAAGCCCTTGATGCACTGGAAGCCCGACTGGAGGAAGCCCAAAGCGAAATGAGCGCTCTGGAAAGCCAGTGGACCGAACAGAAGCAACTGGCCGAGCGTCTGCTGGAACTTCGTCAGCAACTGGCCAAGGCCCGTGAAGCCGCAGCGGTCGAGCCGACCATCAGTGTCGAAGAAGACGCCGAAGGCACGGTCATCGAAACCCTGAGCAATGAAGCCGACGAAGCCCTGAGTGTCGAGACGCTGGAAGCCGAGTTGAACCAGACCCATAGCGCCTTGACCGCCGCCCAGACCCAGGAGCGTCTGGTCAGCTTCGAAGTCTGCCCGCGTCTGGTGGCCGAAGTGATCAGCGCCTGGACCGGTGTGCCGCTGTCGCAACTGGCCCGTGAGCACAATGCCAAGGTCACGAGTTTCGCCGTTGACCTGCGTACCCGCATTCGTGGTCAGGAACAGGCCGTACATGCGCTTGATCGTTCGATGCGCGCCACGGCTGCGGGCCTGAACAAGCCGGACGCACCGGTGGGCGTGTTCCTGCTGGTCGGTCCTAGTGGTGTCGGCAAGACCGAAACCGCGCTGGCGCTTGCGGATTTGCTGTACGGCGGTGATCGTTTCATCACCACCATCAACATGTCCGAATTCCAGGAGAAGCACACTGTTTCCCGCCTGATCGGTGCTCCACCGGGCTATGTCGGTTACGGCGAAGGCGGCATGCTCACCGAAGCCGTGCGCCAGAAGCCTTACTCCGTGGTGTTGCTCGATGAGGTCGAGAAGGCCGACCCGGACGTGCTCAACCTGTTTTACCAGATCTTCGACAAGGGCGTGGCCAACGACGGGGAAGGGCGTGAGATCGACTTCCGCAACACCCTGATCCTGATGACCTCGAACCTGGGCAGCGACCGTATCGCCGAACTGTGCGAAAACGGCGAGCGTCCGTCTGCCGAAGTGCTGGAAGAAACCATCCGCCCAGTCCTCAGCAAGCATTTCAAGCCGGCGCTGCTGGCCCGTATGCGCGTCGTGCCGTATTACCCGGTCGGCGGCCCGGTGCTGCGCGAGCTGATCGAGATCAAACTCGGTCGTCTGGGCGAGCGCCTGAACCGTCGCCAACTGGAGTTCACCTGGTGCCAGAACCTTGTGGATCACCTGTCCGAGCGTTGTACCCAGAGCGAAAGCGGTGCGCGCCTGATCGATCACTTGCTGGATCAGCACGTTCTGCCGCTGGTGGCCGACCGCCTTCTGGATGCCATGGCCACCGGTGAAAGCCTCAAGCGGGTTCACGCCACGCTTGACGGCAACGCCAGTGTGACGTGCGAGTTCGCCTGA
- the tssG gene encoding type VI secretion system baseplate subunit TssG has translation MDTTYGPSAPALSGLTRSIREYSLFQAVLLVIDRLREAHPYLSEDDLYDQLEFQANPSLGFPGSDVDRVEFFEEHGQMRARMRFNLIGLVGSGSPLPAFYGEQALGDSEDGNPTRNFLDLFHHRLQRLMLPIWKKYRYRASFESGAVDAFSSHLFALIGLGGEEIRRAKELNWKRLLPYLGLLSLRAHSAALIEAVLRYYFKHAELTIEQCIERRVEILDEQRNRLGCANSMLGEDLVLGEHVRDRSGKFRIHIRELDWQRFHEFLPIGFGYQPLCALVRFTLRDPLDYDIRLVLRQEEIRELRIGEQNACRLGWTSWLGREKADGVVTLGSKTH, from the coding sequence ATGGACACCACGTATGGGCCTTCAGCCCCTGCTTTAAGCGGGCTGACCCGAAGTATACGAGAGTACTCGCTGTTTCAGGCCGTGCTGCTGGTCATCGACCGGCTGCGCGAGGCGCACCCGTACCTGAGCGAGGACGACCTGTACGACCAGCTGGAATTCCAGGCCAACCCGAGCCTGGGTTTCCCTGGCAGTGACGTTGATCGCGTGGAGTTTTTTGAAGAGCACGGGCAAATGCGAGCGCGCATGCGCTTCAACCTGATCGGTCTGGTGGGTTCCGGTTCGCCGCTGCCTGCGTTTTATGGCGAACAGGCGCTGGGCGACAGCGAGGACGGCAACCCGACCCGCAATTTCCTCGATCTGTTTCACCATCGTCTGCAACGGCTGATGCTGCCGATCTGGAAAAAATACCGCTATCGGGCCAGCTTCGAAAGCGGCGCGGTCGATGCGTTTTCTTCGCATCTTTTCGCCCTGATCGGCCTTGGTGGTGAAGAGATCCGGCGCGCCAAGGAACTGAACTGGAAGCGCCTGCTGCCATATCTGGGCTTGCTCAGCCTGCGTGCTCACTCGGCAGCATTGATCGAAGCGGTGCTGCGTTACTACTTCAAGCACGCCGAACTGACCATCGAGCAGTGCATCGAGCGTCGGGTGGAAATTCTCGACGAGCAGCGCAATCGTCTGGGTTGCGCCAACAGCATGCTCGGGGAAGACCTGGTGCTGGGTGAACATGTACGCGACCGCAGCGGCAAGTTCCGCATTCACATTCGCGAGCTCGACTGGCAGCGCTTTCACGAGTTCCTGCCAATCGGTTTCGGCTACCAGCCGCTGTGCGCGCTGGTGCGGTTCACCTTGCGTGACCCGCTTGATTACGACATTCGCCTGGTACTGCGCCAGGAAGAAATACGCGAACTGCGCATCGGTGAACAAAACGCCTGTCGCCTGGGATGGACCAGTTGGCTCGGCCGCGAAAAAGCGGACGGTGTGGTAACCCTGGGCAGCAAAACTCATTAA
- the tssF gene encoding type VI secretion system baseplate subunit TssF: protein MSFNHYYQSELTALRQLGRRFAERSPALAPFLGQAGRDPDVERLLEGFAFLTGRLRQKLDDELPELSHSLMQLLWPNYMRPLPAFSILQFDPLKRSGPALNVERDTPVESVPKDDVRCRFRTCYPTEVLALDLAALNYSVKGDGSLLSLRLEMSADGHLGELELSRLRLHFAGERYISQMLYLSLLRNLEGIELIPLDGAGKPINGVNDIPMAFKIPGDRVQPVGFAEEEALIPYPLNTFRGYRYLQEYFAFQDKFLFVDVNGLDILKALPQDTLKQMRGLELRFDIRKSGIQRLRPTLDNVKLFCTPIVNLFKHDALPIRLDGKQDEYLLLPAEYDLENCGVFSVESVTGWKPGGLGYQEYVPFESFEHDPSFDVPNSRPHYSIRQRSSLLHHGLDTYLSFGIRHTEAHETLSIELMCTNQNLPRKLKLGDICVACEETPEFLSFRNITQATSSFAPPLNRDFLWKLISNMSLNYLSLADVNALKVILETYDLPRYYDQHAEKVSKRLLGGLKSIKHQHVDRLHRGLPVRGLRTELTIDPEGYIGEGDLFVFASVLNEFFALYASLNSYHELRVKSTQGEVYQWTPRMGLQPLL from the coding sequence GTGTCCTTTAACCACTACTACCAAAGCGAACTCACCGCACTGCGTCAGTTGGGCCGCCGTTTCGCCGAGCGTAGCCCGGCATTGGCGCCTTTTCTGGGGCAGGCCGGGCGTGATCCGGATGTGGAGCGGTTGCTGGAAGGTTTTGCATTCCTGACCGGGCGTCTGCGCCAGAAGCTCGATGACGAATTGCCGGAGCTCAGCCATTCGCTGATGCAGTTGCTGTGGCCCAACTATATGCGGCCGCTGCCGGCGTTCAGTATTTTGCAGTTCGATCCGCTCAAGCGTTCAGGGCCTGCGTTGAATGTCGAGCGTGATACGCCCGTCGAGAGCGTGCCCAAGGATGACGTGCGTTGCCGTTTCCGTACCTGCTACCCGACCGAGGTGCTGGCGCTGGATCTGGCGGCACTGAATTACTCGGTGAAGGGCGACGGTTCGCTGTTGAGTCTGCGCCTGGAGATGAGTGCTGATGGTCATCTGGGCGAACTGGAACTGAGCCGTCTGCGCCTGCACTTCGCCGGTGAGCGCTATATCAGCCAGATGCTTTACCTCAGCTTGTTGCGCAATCTGGAAGGCATCGAGTTGATTCCTCTGGACGGAGCCGGCAAGCCTATCAATGGCGTCAACGACATTCCGATGGCATTCAAGATACCGGGCGACCGCGTACAGCCGGTGGGTTTTGCCGAGGAAGAGGCGTTGATCCCGTATCCGCTGAACACCTTCCGCGGCTATCGCTACCTGCAGGAATACTTCGCCTTTCAGGACAAGTTCCTGTTCGTCGACGTCAACGGCCTGGATATTCTCAAAGCGCTGCCGCAAGACACCCTCAAGCAGATGCGTGGCCTGGAACTGCGCTTTGACATCCGCAAGAGCGGCATCCAGCGCCTGCGTCCGACCCTGGATAACGTGAAGCTGTTCTGCACGCCCATCGTCAACCTGTTCAAGCACGACGCGCTGCCGATCCGTCTCGATGGCAAACAGGACGAGTACCTGTTGCTGCCAGCGGAATACGATCTGGAAAACTGTGGCGTGTTTTCGGTGGAAAGCGTGACCGGCTGGAAGCCCGGCGGCCTCGGTTATCAGGAATACGTGCCGTTCGAGTCCTTCGAGCATGACCCGAGCTTCGACGTGCCCAACAGCCGTCCGCACTACAGCATCCGCCAGCGTTCATCCTTGCTGCATCACGGCCTGGACACTTACCTGAGCTTCGGTATCCGTCATACCGAAGCCCACGAAACCCTGTCTATCGAGCTGATGTGCACCAACCAGAACCTGCCGCGCAAGCTCAAGCTCGGCGATATCTGCGTGGCCTGTGAAGAGACGCCGGAGTTCCTGAGTTTTCGCAATATCACCCAGGCCACGTCGAGTTTTGCGCCGCCGCTGAACCGTGATTTCCTGTGGAAGCTGATCAGCAACATGTCGCTTAACTATCTGTCCCTTGCCGACGTCAATGCACTGAAGGTGATTCTGGAAACCTACGACCTGCCGCGCTACTACGACCAGCACGCGGAAAAGGTCAGCAAACGCCTGCTGGGCGGGCTCAAGTCGATCAAGCATCAACACGTGGACCGGTTGCACCGTGGTCTGCCGGTACGCGGTTTGCGCACCGAACTGACCATCGACCCGGAAGGGTATATCGGCGAAGGCGACCTGTTCGTGTTCGCTTCGGTTCTCAACGAGTTTTTCGCGCTTTACGCCAGTCTCAATTCGTACCATGAGCTGCGGGTAAAAAGCACACAGGGAGAGGTGTACCAATGGACACCACGTATGGGCCTTCAGCCCCTGCTTTAA
- a CDS encoding alpha/beta hydrolase family protein, producing the protein MGADTKTTANGNFVKVSTMQSTPTKEPGPKSVEVEHGLTVFLGGAGMIGAYNDDMIAAFEEVGISNAAYGNYSSLIVGMDKYVPEYADMLSDASSVVLYNQDEKDPVVLEYGELQKCEYGNEYIEKKYLFGWITVRNYKDVVCTPVSDLMAMKISRDVSKLKATEFPLSVLQINKPLPKVGQFNIVGYSWGAVIAARSAIYHARAGIRIDHLVLIGAPINKSLRDAVSSHPNIGSTIIIDLKDKGDPIYAGISDEELMKASIELGKQMLNGGGHFYYSGDNPEGKARRRELAKLLYEKGLR; encoded by the coding sequence ATGGGCGCCGATACCAAAACAACTGCTAACGGAAACTTTGTAAAAGTCTCAACCATGCAGAGCACGCCAACCAAGGAGCCGGGGCCAAAGTCCGTCGAAGTAGAGCATGGGCTCACCGTATTTCTTGGCGGAGCAGGGATGATTGGCGCCTATAACGATGACATGATCGCAGCATTTGAAGAGGTTGGCATTTCCAATGCGGCTTATGGAAATTACTCTTCACTTATTGTTGGTATGGATAAGTATGTTCCCGAATACGCCGACATGCTGAGCGACGCATCCTCGGTGGTTCTTTATAATCAGGATGAAAAAGATCCTGTCGTCCTTGAGTATGGAGAATTGCAGAAATGCGAGTACGGCAATGAGTATATAGAGAAAAAATACTTGTTTGGCTGGATTACTGTCAGGAACTACAAGGACGTTGTATGTACCCCCGTCAGTGATCTGATGGCAATGAAAATAAGTCGCGATGTGAGCAAATTAAAGGCAACTGAGTTTCCATTGAGCGTTTTGCAGATAAACAAGCCTTTGCCGAAGGTTGGGCAGTTCAACATCGTCGGTTATTCGTGGGGGGCAGTGATTGCTGCACGCAGTGCCATTTATCATGCCCGTGCCGGCATCAGGATCGATCACCTTGTTCTGATTGGTGCGCCTATCAATAAGAGCCTACGTGATGCGGTCAGCTCACACCCCAATATTGGCAGCACCATCATTATTGACCTCAAGGACAAAGGAGATCCAATTTACGCGGGGATTTCAGATGAAGAATTGATGAAAGCCTCTATTGAATTGGGCAAGCAGATGCTCAATGGTGGAGGGCACTTTTATTACTCTGGCGATAATCCTGAGGGGAAAGCCAGACGTCGAGAGCTGGCTAAATTGCTGTACGAAAAAGGGTTGCGCTAA
- a CDS encoding PAAR domain-containing protein, with protein MSGKPAARVSDPTACPVSGHGTNPIAAGSGDVFFDGLPAARQGDASACGGALVGDLATTVLINGKPAATVGSVGSHGNKVTAGSGTVIIGNSHTPVPFVPPLPLPGFDEQFVLTDKSGAPMANSRYLLVREDGSEEEGITNDKGLTHRVARHKQAEKIDIYIASRD; from the coding sequence ATGTCCGGTAAACCCGCAGCACGTGTATCCGACCCGACTGCTTGCCCTGTATCCGGCCACGGCACAAACCCGATTGCCGCCGGTTCCGGCGACGTATTCTTCGACGGCCTCCCGGCCGCCCGCCAAGGCGATGCCTCGGCCTGTGGCGGTGCGTTGGTGGGTGATCTTGCAACAACCGTTCTGATCAACGGCAAACCGGCTGCGACCGTGGGTTCTGTCGGTAGTCATGGCAACAAGGTGACGGCTGGGTCCGGGACGGTGATTATCGGGAATTCGCATACTCCGGTGCCGTTTGTGCCGCCGTTGCCTTTGCCTGGTTTTGATGAGCAGTTTGTGTTGACCGACAAGTCTGGTGCGCCAATGGCTAATTCCCGCTACCTCTTGGTAAGGGAGGATGGTTCAGAGGAAGAGGGCATTACAAACGACAAGGGCTTGACTCATCGTGTTGCTCGCCACAAGCAGGCAGAAAAAATCGACATCTACATTGCATCGAGGGACTGA
- the tssE gene encoding type VI secretion system baseplate subunit TssE, with protein sequence MTGYGSLFERLNGDADQRVGWSREVSAMSSVAAHLAKMLSTRAGSVQTLSDYGLPDLNDMRLSLHDSLSQARLAIESFIEAYEPRLSNVRVISLPRDNDQLRLSFSIEGLLEVDGFKRQVSFAARLDGSGQVKVN encoded by the coding sequence ATGACTGGATACGGCAGCCTTTTCGAACGCCTGAATGGCGACGCGGATCAACGCGTCGGATGGAGCCGCGAGGTTTCCGCCATGTCGTCCGTGGCTGCCCATCTGGCCAAGATGCTCAGCACCCGTGCGGGCAGCGTGCAAACGCTGTCCGATTACGGGTTACCCGATCTCAATGACATGCGCCTGAGCCTGCACGATTCCTTGAGTCAGGCACGCCTGGCCATCGAAAGCTTCATCGAAGCCTACGAGCCGCGCCTGAGCAACGTGCGTGTCATTTCCCTGCCGCGTGACAACGATCAGCTTCGCCTGTCCTTCAGCATCGAAGGCCTGCTGGAAGTTGATGGTTTCAAGCGCCAGGTCAGTTTCGCCGCTCGCCTGGATGGCAGTGGTCAAGTGAAGGTCAACTAA